In Pectobacterium aroidearum, the following are encoded in one genomic region:
- the panE gene encoding 2-dehydropantoate 2-reductase: protein MKITVLGCGALGQLWLAALHQQGHDVQGWLRIPQPYCPVNVTMLDGQHCNLNLTANDPEHLAQSELLLVTLKAWQVSDAVTVLLPQLNPHCTILLLHNGMGTREELPSLQQPLVLGITTHAARRDANNVVHVAAGTTHIGTFNGDSSQSHLAEVLHQALPDVAWHTNISATCWLKLAANCVINPLTVKYHCTNGELSAYPELIALLCQEVASVMEREGFHTSRDSLLLYVNQIILNTAANTSSMLQDIIAQRHTEIDYITGYLLHRARLHGLTLPENARLFDYIKQKENDYDRIGTGVSGTW from the coding sequence ATGAAAATCACCGTTCTTGGCTGTGGCGCGCTAGGCCAACTTTGGCTCGCCGCGCTGCATCAGCAAGGGCATGATGTCCAGGGATGGCTGCGTATTCCGCAACCTTATTGTCCGGTCAATGTCACGATGCTGGACGGCCAGCACTGTAATCTCAACCTGACGGCTAACGATCCCGAACACCTTGCCCAAAGCGAATTGCTGCTGGTAACGCTAAAAGCCTGGCAGGTTTCCGATGCCGTTACCGTGCTGCTGCCACAGCTCAACCCACACTGCACAATTCTGCTTTTACACAACGGGATGGGCACGCGGGAAGAATTACCGTCGCTACAGCAGCCACTGGTACTGGGTATCACCACTCATGCCGCCCGACGCGACGCAAACAACGTTGTGCATGTTGCCGCAGGCACAACGCATATCGGCACGTTTAATGGCGACAGCAGCCAAAGTCATCTGGCCGAAGTGCTGCATCAGGCCTTACCTGATGTCGCCTGGCACACCAATATTAGCGCCACCTGCTGGCTGAAGCTGGCGGCTAACTGTGTCATCAACCCACTCACGGTGAAATATCACTGCACCAATGGCGAGCTTTCTGCGTACCCGGAATTGATTGCGTTGCTTTGTCAGGAAGTGGCCAGCGTCATGGAACGAGAGGGTTTCCATACATCGCGAGACAGTCTGCTGCTCTACGTTAATCAAATTATTCTGAACACCGCAGCAAACACCTCATCAATGTTGCAGGACATCATCGCTCAGCGACATACCGAAATTGACTACATTACCGGGTATTTACTGCACCGTGCGCGCCTCCACGGCCTGACGCTCCCCGAAAATGCCCGCCTGTTTGACTACATTAAGCAAAAGGAAAATGATTATGACCGCATCGGCACTGGTGTGTCTGGCACCTGGTAG
- the yajL gene encoding protein deglycase YajL, with translation MTASALVCLAPGSEETEAVTTIDLLVRAGIQVTLASVASDGNLEIVCSRGVRLLADAPLAAVADRPFDVLVLPGGLQGAECFRDSPILVECIRQAHLEGKIVAAMCATPALVLEHHQLFPVGNMTGYPAFKDRIAPEKWMEKRVVYDPRVNLLTTQGPGTSMDFALKIIDLLQGKEKAAEVAAQLILPPGIHNYRD, from the coding sequence ATGACCGCATCGGCACTGGTGTGTCTGGCACCTGGTAGTGAAGAAACTGAAGCCGTCACAACCATCGATTTGCTTGTCCGGGCAGGCATTCAGGTAACGCTTGCCAGCGTAGCCAGCGATGGCAATCTTGAAATCGTCTGCTCACGCGGCGTAAGGCTGCTGGCGGATGCGCCGCTGGCTGCCGTTGCCGATCGGCCTTTCGATGTGTTGGTATTACCGGGAGGGTTGCAAGGTGCGGAATGCTTCCGCGATAGCCCAATACTGGTGGAGTGCATCAGACAAGCGCATCTGGAAGGAAAAATTGTCGCCGCAATGTGTGCAACCCCTGCGCTGGTGCTTGAACATCATCAGCTATTCCCCGTGGGAAACATGACGGGCTATCCGGCCTTCAAAGATCGCATCGCACCAGAGAAATGGATGGAAAAACGTGTCGTCTACGATCCCCGAGTGAATCTGTTAACCACACAAGGGCCGGGCACCAGCATGGATTTCGCCCTGAAGATCATTGATTTGCTGCAGGGGAAAGAAAAAGCCGCCGAAGTCGCCGCACAGCTCATCCTGCCGCCGGGAATTCATAACTATCGTGATTAG
- the thiI gene encoding tRNA uracil 4-sulfurtransferase ThiI: MKFIIKLFPEITIKSQSVRLRFIKILTGNIRNVLKHYDETLAVVRHWDHIEVRAKDESQRSAIRDALTRIPGIHHILEVEDHAYTDVHNIFEQSLALYREQLEGKTFCVRVKRRGKHEFSSQDVERYVGGGLNQHIETARVNLTAPQVTVHLEIEQDRLLLIKGRYEGIGGFPIGTQEDVLSLISGGFDSGVSSYMLMRRGCRVHYCFFNLGGAAHEIGVKQVAHYLWNRFGSSHRVRFIAIDFDPVVGEILEKVDDGQMGVVLKRMMVRAASKIAERYGVQALVTGEALGQVSSQTLTNLRLIDNASDTLILRPLISHDKEHIIKQARELGTEDFAKTMPEYCGVISKSPTVKAVKAKIEAEESHFDFAILERVVSEARNIDIRQIAEQTKQEVVEVETVASFAPTDVLLDIRSPDEQDDKPLELDQIEIKSLPFYKLGTQFGDLDQSKTYLLYCERGVMSRLQALYLREQGFSNVKVYRP; encoded by the coding sequence ATGAAGTTTATCATTAAATTGTTCCCGGAAATCACCATCAAGAGCCAATCTGTGCGATTGCGCTTTATCAAGATTCTAACCGGAAACATTCGCAACGTATTAAAACACTATGATGAAACGCTGGCGGTTGTCCGTCACTGGGATCATATCGAAGTTCGGGCCAAAGACGAAAGCCAGCGTTCGGCGATTCGTGATGCGTTGACGAGAATTCCGGGTATCCATCATATTCTGGAAGTTGAAGATCACGCCTACACCGATGTGCACAATATCTTTGAGCAGTCGCTGGCGCTGTATCGTGAGCAACTGGAAGGCAAAACGTTTTGTGTACGAGTGAAACGCCGCGGTAAGCATGAGTTTAGTTCACAGGACGTCGAACGCTACGTCGGCGGCGGTCTGAACCAGCACATTGAAACGGCGCGAGTCAACCTTACAGCACCGCAGGTTACCGTGCATCTGGAAATCGAGCAGGACCGTTTGCTGCTGATTAAAGGACGTTATGAAGGGATCGGCGGCTTCCCGATCGGTACGCAGGAAGATGTGCTGTCGCTGATTTCCGGTGGTTTTGACTCCGGTGTATCCAGCTACATGCTGATGCGTCGTGGGTGTCGCGTGCATTACTGCTTCTTTAACCTTGGCGGTGCGGCGCACGAGATTGGTGTAAAACAGGTCGCACATTATCTGTGGAACCGTTTTGGTAGCTCACACCGGGTGCGTTTCATTGCTATCGACTTCGATCCTGTCGTAGGTGAAATTCTGGAGAAGGTTGACGACGGCCAGATGGGCGTCGTATTGAAGCGCATGATGGTGCGTGCGGCCTCCAAAATCGCTGAGCGTTACGGTGTTCAGGCACTGGTGACCGGTGAAGCGTTAGGGCAGGTTTCCAGCCAGACGTTGACCAATCTACGTTTGATCGATAATGCCTCTGATACGCTGATTCTACGTCCGCTGATTTCTCATGATAAAGAACACATTATCAAACAGGCTCGCGAACTGGGGACGGAAGATTTCGCCAAAACGATGCCGGAATACTGTGGTGTGATCTCGAAAAGCCCGACGGTGAAGGCGGTAAAAGCGAAGATTGAGGCTGAAGAAAGTCACTTTGATTTTGCCATTCTGGAGCGTGTGGTGAGCGAAGCGCGGAATATTGATATCCGTCAGATCGCCGAGCAGACCAAGCAAGAAGTGGTTGAAGTCGAAACGGTCGCGTCATTTGCCCCAACTGACGTACTGCTGGATATCCGCTCGCCGGATGAACAGGACGATAAGCCGCTTGAGCTTGATCAGATCGAAATCAAATCCTTACCGTTCTACAAGCTGGGTACGCAGTTTGGCGATTTGGATCAGAGCAAAACCTATTTGCTTTACTGCGAGCGTGGCGTAATGAGCCGCTTACAGGCGCTGTACCTGCGCGAGCAAGGCTTTAGCAATGTGAAGGTCTACCGACCGTAA
- the xseB gene encoding exodeoxyribonuclease VII small subunit: MPKKTEQPVSFESSLNELEKIVTRLESGELPLDDALNEFEHGIQLARQGQQKLQQAEQRVQILLSDDPDAPLSPFTPDNDAL, encoded by the coding sequence ATGCCTAAGAAAACCGAGCAGCCAGTCAGCTTTGAAAGCTCGCTGAACGAACTGGAAAAAATCGTTACCCGTCTCGAATCAGGCGAACTGCCGCTGGACGATGCGCTAAATGAATTTGAGCATGGCATCCAGCTCGCTCGTCAGGGTCAGCAAAAACTGCAGCAGGCGGAACAGCGCGTACAAATCCTGCTGAGCGACGATCCCGATGCGCCGCTGTCACCGTTCACGCCGGATAATGACGCGCTATGA
- the ispA gene encoding (2E,6E)-farnesyl diphosphate synthase, with amino-acid sequence MTDFSTQLSAHYQRTNRMLGHFIATLPFQSSPLVNAMEYGSLLGGKRLRPFLVYTTGELFGMPLESLDAPAAAVECIHAYSLIHDDLPAMDDDDLRRGQPTCHIKFGEANAILAGDALQTLAFSILADAPMPQVSDRDRLAMISELAQASGVAGMCGGQAFDLEAEGHQVDLAALERIHRHKTGALIRAAVRLGTLAAGETGRAALPHLDRYANAIGLAFQVQDDILDVVGDSATTGKRQGADQQLGKSTYPSLLGLDNARKKAQELYQESLASLDDLVTSSPIPLNIAPLQALANFIVERDK; translated from the coding sequence ATGACCGATTTCAGCACGCAACTAAGTGCACACTACCAACGCACTAATCGTATGTTGGGGCATTTCATCGCCACCCTCCCCTTTCAGAGTAGTCCACTGGTTAATGCAATGGAGTATGGCTCACTCTTAGGGGGCAAACGCCTGCGCCCATTTCTGGTTTATACTACTGGTGAACTGTTTGGCATGCCGTTAGAGAGTCTGGATGCCCCTGCTGCGGCAGTAGAATGTATCCATGCTTATTCACTGATTCATGACGATCTGCCAGCGATGGACGACGACGATTTGCGCCGCGGACAGCCGACCTGTCACATCAAATTTGGCGAAGCCAATGCCATTCTGGCGGGAGATGCCCTGCAAACGCTGGCGTTCTCCATTCTGGCCGACGCGCCGATGCCGCAGGTCTCTGACCGCGATCGGCTGGCGATGATCTCAGAATTGGCTCAGGCCAGTGGTGTTGCAGGCATGTGCGGCGGGCAGGCTTTCGATCTGGAAGCGGAAGGACATCAGGTCGATCTGGCAGCGTTAGAGCGGATTCACCGCCACAAAACGGGTGCCTTGATTCGCGCCGCTGTCCGGCTGGGCACACTTGCCGCCGGTGAAACAGGACGCGCAGCCTTGCCCCATCTGGATCGCTACGCTAACGCGATTGGACTCGCTTTTCAGGTTCAGGACGATATTCTCGATGTTGTTGGCGACAGCGCGACAACAGGCAAACGTCAGGGTGCAGACCAGCAGTTAGGTAAAAGCACCTATCCCAGCCTTCTGGGGTTAGATAACGCACGAAAAAAAGCACAGGAGCTTTATCAGGAATCACTGGCATCGCTGGACGATCTCGTCACATCCAGCCCGATTCCTCTGAATATAGCCCCACTACAAGCGCTGGCGAATTTCATCGTTGAACGCGATAAGTAA
- the dxs gene encoding 1-deoxy-D-xylulose-5-phosphate synthase, which produces MSFDTAKYPTLALVETPDELRLLPKDSLPKLCDELRQYLLDSVSRSSGHFASGLGTVELTVALHYVYNTPFDHLVWDVGHQAYPHKILTGRRDRISTIRQKGGLHPFPWRDESEYDVLSVGHSSTSISAGLGMAVAAEREGKGRRTVCVIGDGAITAGMAFEAMNHAGDIRSDLLVVLNDNEMSISENVGALNNHLAQLLSGKLYASLREGGKKVLSGLPPIKELVKRTEEHLKGMVVPGTLFEELGFNYIGPVDGHDVQALAHTLKNMRSLKGPQLLHIMTKKGKGYAPAEQDPISWHAVPKFDPASGTLPKSKEGAQPTYSKIFGQWLQETAAKDSKLMAITPAMREGSGMVQFSRDYPQQYFDVAIAEQHAVTFAAGLAVGGYHPVVAIYSTFLQRAYDQVIHDVAIQNLPVLFAIDRGGIVGADGQTHQGAFDLSFLRCIPNMIIMTPSDENECRQMLHTGYHYQKGPTAVRYPRGNGTGTELTPLSELAIGKGVVRRQGETIAILNFGTLLPEAQIAAEKLNATLVDMRFVKPLDEALLEELAQSHSTFVTLEENAIMGGAGSGVNEFLMAKRLAVSVLNIGLPDVFIPQGSQEEIRADLGLDAAGIERKITQWME; this is translated from the coding sequence ATGAGTTTTGATACCGCGAAGTACCCTACATTGGCATTAGTGGAAACACCGGATGAACTTCGGCTGTTGCCGAAAGATAGCCTGCCGAAGCTGTGCGATGAGCTGCGCCAATATCTGCTGGACAGCGTCAGCCGTTCGAGCGGCCATTTTGCTTCAGGATTAGGGACGGTTGAATTAACGGTTGCGCTGCATTATGTCTACAACACTCCTTTCGATCATCTGGTGTGGGATGTCGGCCATCAGGCTTACCCGCATAAGATCCTGACGGGCCGCCGCGATCGTATTTCAACGATCCGCCAAAAAGGCGGTTTGCATCCCTTTCCGTGGCGTGATGAAAGCGAGTATGACGTATTAAGCGTTGGGCATTCATCCACCTCAATCAGTGCTGGACTGGGGATGGCCGTTGCTGCCGAGCGTGAAGGCAAAGGCCGTCGTACGGTTTGTGTCATTGGTGATGGCGCGATTACCGCGGGTATGGCCTTTGAGGCGATGAACCACGCGGGCGACATCCGCTCCGACCTGCTGGTTGTGCTGAACGACAATGAAATGTCGATTTCGGAAAACGTTGGCGCATTGAACAACCATCTGGCGCAACTGTTATCCGGTAAGCTCTACGCCAGCCTGCGTGAAGGCGGCAAAAAGGTGTTATCCGGCCTGCCACCAATCAAAGAGCTGGTAAAACGCACCGAAGAACACCTTAAAGGCATGGTCGTGCCGGGTACGCTATTTGAGGAGCTGGGTTTTAATTATATTGGCCCTGTCGACGGCCATGACGTTCAGGCGCTGGCGCACACGCTGAAAAACATGCGCAGCCTGAAAGGTCCGCAGCTTCTGCATATCATGACGAAAAAAGGCAAAGGCTACGCCCCTGCCGAACAAGATCCGATCAGTTGGCACGCGGTGCCAAAATTCGATCCAGCCAGCGGTACGTTGCCGAAAAGCAAGGAAGGCGCTCAACCCACCTATTCAAAAATCTTCGGTCAATGGCTACAGGAAACGGCAGCCAAAGACAGCAAGCTCATGGCGATCACGCCAGCGATGCGTGAAGGTTCCGGTATGGTGCAATTCTCCCGCGACTACCCGCAGCAATATTTTGATGTGGCCATTGCCGAACAGCATGCCGTGACGTTCGCTGCCGGTCTGGCGGTTGGCGGCTATCATCCGGTTGTCGCCATTTATTCGACGTTCCTGCAGCGAGCCTACGATCAGGTTATCCACGATGTGGCGATCCAGAATCTCCCGGTTCTGTTTGCTATCGATCGAGGCGGTATTGTGGGTGCGGATGGGCAAACCCATCAGGGGGCATTCGATCTCTCTTTCTTACGCTGTATTCCGAACATGATCATCATGACGCCCAGCGATGAAAATGAGTGCCGCCAGATGCTGCACACGGGCTATCACTACCAGAAAGGCCCTACGGCGGTGCGTTACCCACGAGGAAACGGTACAGGTACTGAACTGACGCCACTATCAGAACTGGCAATCGGTAAAGGCGTGGTTCGTCGTCAAGGCGAAACGATCGCAATTCTGAACTTCGGTACGCTATTGCCAGAAGCACAGATTGCGGCAGAGAAGTTAAACGCCACCCTCGTCGATATGCGTTTTGTGAAGCCACTCGATGAAGCATTACTTGAAGAACTGGCACAGTCTCACAGCACGTTTGTGACGCTGGAAGAGAATGCGATCATGGGCGGTGCGGGGAGCGGTGTGAATGAATTCCTGATGGCAAAACGTCTTGCTGTCTCGGTGCTGAACATCGGGCTGCCGGACGTATTCATTCCGCAAGGTTCGCAGGAAGAAATCCGTGCCGATCTGGGTTTGGATGCCGCGGGCATCGAGCGAAAAATCACGCAGTGGATGGAATAA
- the pgpA gene encoding phosphatidylglycerophosphatase A, with protein sequence MTILASKTDSASKTKGAEVAKRRLRMSNPWHLLATGFGSGLSPWMPGTVGSLAAIPLWYLMSFLPLELYSLLVMLSICIGVYLCHQTAKDMGVHDHGSIVWDEFVGMWITLMAIPVDEWQWVAAGFVVFRCLDIWKPWPIRWFDRNVHGGMGIMVDDIVAGVISAGIIYFIGYHWPIF encoded by the coding sequence ATGACCATTTTAGCGAGCAAAACTGATTCCGCGAGCAAGACGAAAGGCGCTGAGGTGGCGAAACGCCGCCTACGGATGAGCAACCCGTGGCACCTGCTGGCGACGGGGTTTGGCAGCGGCCTGTCTCCCTGGATGCCAGGCACGGTAGGATCGCTGGCGGCGATTCCCCTGTGGTATCTCATGTCCTTCCTGCCGCTTGAATTGTATTCGCTGCTGGTCATGCTGAGTATTTGTATCGGTGTTTACCTGTGTCACCAGACGGCGAAGGATATGGGTGTTCACGATCACGGCAGCATCGTCTGGGACGAATTTGTCGGTATGTGGATTACCCTGATGGCGATTCCGGTGGATGAATGGCAGTGGGTAGCGGCAGGGTTTGTTGTTTTTCGCTGCCTGGATATCTGGAAACCCTGGCCGATTCGCTGGTTTGATCGCAACGTGCATGGCGGTATGGGGATTATGGTCGATGATATCGTCGCGGGAGTGATTTCAGCGGGAATTATCTATTTTATCGGCTATCACTGGCCGATATTCTGA
- the thiL gene encoding thiamine-phosphate kinase gives MVEGEFDLIARYFNRVRSSRRDVELGIGDDCALLTVADKQMLAVSTDTLVSGVHFLPDIDPADLGYKSLAVNLSDLAAMGADPAWLSLAITLPTSNSQWLSAYSDSLFELLDYYGMQLVGGDTTRGPLSLTLTIHGLVPAGRALTRRGARVGDWIYVTGSLGDSAAGLAILQNTLHVDDEEARQGLIQRHLRPQPRILQGQALRDLANSAIDLSDGLISDLQHILKASECGARINLDAIPQSDWLRGCVDEEQALRWALSGGEDYELCFTVPEINRGALELALGHLGASYTCIGQIGPASEGVRFFRDNKATELNWKGYDHFSEQN, from the coding sequence ATGGTTGAAGGTGAGTTTGACCTTATTGCCCGCTATTTTAATCGGGTCCGAAGTTCACGTCGCGATGTTGAGTTAGGCATTGGTGATGACTGTGCGTTACTGACGGTGGCAGATAAGCAGATGCTGGCGGTGAGTACCGACACGCTGGTATCTGGCGTTCATTTCCTACCCGATATCGATCCCGCCGATCTGGGTTACAAATCTCTGGCGGTCAATTTAAGCGATCTGGCTGCAATGGGCGCCGATCCTGCCTGGCTTTCTCTGGCCATTACCCTACCGACAAGCAATAGCCAGTGGCTGTCCGCCTATAGCGACAGCTTGTTCGAGCTACTTGATTATTACGGTATGCAGTTGGTTGGCGGAGATACGACGCGCGGTCCACTGAGCCTGACGCTGACTATCCACGGCCTGGTGCCTGCTGGTCGGGCGTTGACGCGTCGCGGAGCCAGAGTTGGCGACTGGATTTATGTTACTGGTTCATTAGGCGACAGCGCTGCAGGGCTGGCTATTCTACAGAATACGCTGCACGTTGATGATGAAGAGGCTCGTCAGGGATTGATCCAGCGTCATCTCCGCCCTCAACCCCGAATCCTGCAAGGTCAGGCGCTGCGCGATCTGGCCAATTCGGCTATCGATCTTTCCGACGGCCTTATCTCCGATCTACAGCATATACTTAAAGCGAGCGAGTGCGGTGCGCGGATTAATCTGGACGCGATCCCGCAATCAGACTGGCTGCGAGGCTGCGTTGATGAAGAGCAGGCGTTGCGTTGGGCGCTATCTGGCGGCGAAGACTATGAACTGTGCTTTACCGTACCAGAGATTAACCGTGGTGCACTGGAGCTGGCTTTGGGGCATCTCGGTGCCAGCTACACCTGTATCGGGCAAATCGGGCCTGCATCTGAAGGGGTACGCTTTTTCAGGGATAATAAAGCGACCGAGCTGAACTGGAAGGGGTATGACCATTTTAGCGAGCAAAACTGA
- the nusB gene encoding transcription antitermination factor NusB — protein MKPAARRRARECAVQALYSWQLSKNDIADVEHQFLSEQDVKDVDITYFRELLAGVATQAEKLDQLMAPFLSRQIEELGQVEKAILRLAMFELSKREDVPYKVAINEAIELAKVFGAEDSHKFVNGVLDKAAPSVRKGKK, from the coding sequence GTGAAACCTGCTGCTCGTCGCCGCGCTCGTGAATGTGCGGTTCAAGCGCTTTACTCCTGGCAGTTATCTAAAAATGATATTGCCGATGTTGAACACCAATTCCTGAGCGAGCAGGATGTCAAAGATGTCGACATTACCTATTTCCGTGAATTGCTGGCGGGGGTTGCCACTCAGGCTGAGAAGCTTGATCAACTGATGGCACCTTTCCTGTCTCGTCAAATTGAGGAACTGGGACAGGTTGAGAAAGCGATTCTGCGTTTGGCGATGTTTGAGCTGAGCAAGCGCGAAGACGTTCCTTACAAGGTGGCGATTAACGAGGCCATCGAACTGGCTAAAGTCTTCGGCGCCGAAGATAGTCATAAGTTTGTGAATGGCGTGCTGGATAAAGCTGCTCCGAGTGTACGGAAAGGCAAGAAGTAA
- the ribE gene encoding 6,7-dimethyl-8-ribityllumazine synthase, giving the protein MNVIEGVVATPDARVAIAIARFNHFINDSLLEGAIDALKRIGQVKDENITVVWVPGAYELPLTVRALTKSAKNGGYDAVIALGTVIRGGTAHFEFVAGECSSGLSSVAMDSEIPVAFGVLTTESIEQAIERAGTKAGNKGAEAALTALEMINVLKAIK; this is encoded by the coding sequence ATGAACGTTATCGAAGGTGTTGTTGCTACTCCTGATGCCCGTGTGGCGATTGCGATTGCGCGTTTTAACCATTTTATTAACGACAGCCTGCTGGAAGGTGCGATTGATGCATTGAAACGCATCGGTCAGGTAAAAGACGAAAATATCACTGTTGTTTGGGTGCCGGGTGCTTACGAACTGCCATTGACGGTTCGTGCGCTGACTAAAAGCGCGAAAAACGGCGGGTATGATGCCGTTATCGCTCTGGGAACGGTTATCCGTGGTGGAACAGCGCATTTTGAATTTGTTGCTGGCGAATGTAGCTCTGGCCTGTCCTCCGTTGCGATGGACAGCGAAATCCCTGTTGCTTTCGGCGTTCTGACGACGGAAAGCATTGAGCAGGCGATTGAGCGTGCTGGTACGAAAGCGGGTAACAAAGGTGCAGAAGCTGCCCTGACCGCGCTAGAAATGATTAATGTATTGAAAGCGATTAAGTAA
- the ribD gene encoding bifunctional diaminohydroxyphosphoribosylaminopyrimidine deaminase/5-amino-6-(5-phosphoribosylamino)uracil reductase RibD, whose translation MSVFQENGHLPQDELYMARALELARRGRFTTAPNPNVGCVIVRDGEIVGEGYHFRAGEPHAEVHALRMAGERARGATAYVTLEPCSHHGRTPPCADALVAAGVSRVVAAMQDPNPQVAGRGLHRLQQAGIAVSHGFMMAEAEKVNVGFLKRMRTGFPYVQLKMAASLDGRTAMASGESQWITSPQARQDVQRFRAESAAILSSSATVLADDPSLTVRWSELGADVQTRYSEADLRQPVRVIVDSQRRVTPQHRIVSQPGETWLARVQADEQAWPQGVEQVTLPQHNGGVDLVALMMVLGRRQINSVWVEAGASLAGALLNAGVVDELIVYLAPKLLGENARSLCLLPGLDQLSQAPEFDIAEVRQIGPDLRLRLKPKF comes from the coding sequence ATGAGCGTTTTTCAGGAAAACGGCCACTTGCCGCAGGATGAATTATACATGGCGCGTGCGTTAGAGTTGGCGCGTCGTGGCCGTTTTACGACGGCACCCAACCCCAATGTTGGCTGCGTGATCGTGCGCGATGGCGAAATTGTCGGTGAAGGCTATCATTTCCGCGCAGGCGAACCTCATGCTGAGGTTCATGCGTTGAGAATGGCAGGGGAGCGCGCACGTGGTGCGACGGCCTATGTCACGCTGGAGCCGTGCAGCCATCATGGCCGAACGCCGCCTTGTGCTGATGCGTTGGTTGCTGCTGGCGTCTCCCGAGTGGTTGCCGCGATGCAGGATCCCAATCCGCAGGTCGCGGGTCGTGGCTTACATCGTTTGCAGCAGGCAGGGATCGCTGTCAGCCATGGTTTCATGATGGCTGAAGCAGAGAAAGTCAATGTAGGTTTCCTGAAGCGCATGCGGACAGGCTTTCCTTACGTGCAGCTCAAAATGGCGGCATCTTTGGATGGGCGTACTGCGATGGCCTCGGGAGAAAGTCAGTGGATTACCTCACCGCAGGCGCGTCAGGATGTGCAGCGTTTTCGTGCGGAGAGCGCAGCGATTTTGAGCAGTAGTGCGACGGTGCTGGCTGACGATCCTTCTCTTACGGTGCGGTGGTCAGAGCTGGGTGCCGATGTGCAGACTCGTTATTCAGAGGCGGATCTCAGGCAGCCCGTACGAGTGATTGTGGACAGCCAGCGTCGTGTCACACCGCAGCATCGGATTGTTAGCCAACCGGGTGAGACTTGGTTGGCGCGGGTGCAGGCAGACGAACAGGCGTGGCCACAGGGCGTTGAGCAGGTCACCTTACCGCAGCACAATGGCGGCGTTGATCTGGTAGCGCTGATGATGGTGCTGGGGAGACGGCAGATTAACTCTGTCTGGGTTGAAGCCGGAGCCAGTCTGGCTGGTGCGCTGCTTAATGCGGGTGTCGTTGATGAACTTATCGTTTATCTTGCGCCAAAACTGCTGGGTGAAAACGCCCGTTCGCTGTGCCTCTTGCCAGGGCTGGATCAACTGTCTCAGGCACCGGAATTTGACATCGCGGAGGTTCGGCAGATTGGTCCGGATTTGCGATTACGCCTGAAACCTAAATTCTGA
- the nrdR gene encoding transcriptional regulator NrdR translates to MHCPFCSAVDTKVIDSRLVGEGSQVRRRRQCLVCHERFTTFEVAELVMPRVIKSNEVREPFNEDKLRSGMLKALEKRPVSSDDVEMALNHIKSHLRATGEREVTTKMVGNLVMEALRKLDKVAYIRFASVYRSFEDIREFGEEIARLQD, encoded by the coding sequence ATGCATTGCCCGTTTTGCTCCGCTGTTGATACCAAAGTCATTGATTCCCGTCTGGTCGGCGAAGGTTCTCAAGTACGCCGTCGTCGGCAGTGTCTGGTTTGTCATGAACGCTTCACCACGTTTGAAGTGGCTGAACTGGTGATGCCGCGAGTCATCAAAAGCAATGAAGTACGCGAGCCTTTTAATGAAGATAAATTGCGTAGCGGTATGCTGAAAGCGCTGGAAAAAAGGCCTGTCAGTTCTGATGACGTCGAAATGGCGCTTAATCACATTAAATCTCATCTTCGTGCTACCGGTGAACGTGAAGTTACCACCAAGATGGTCGGCAACCTGGTGATGGAAGCGTTGAGAAAGCTGGATAAAGTGGCTTATATCCGCTTTGCGTCGGTGTATCGCAGCTTTGAAGATATCCGAGAATTTGGCGAAGAGATTGCACGTTTGCAGGATTAA